A segment of the Candidatus Pelagisphaera phototrophica genome:
TACTTCGTTGCTGGTGCTATTTTCTCGGGCTTTGGCATGGTATTGACGCTTATGCTGCCTTTGCGAGCGATCTACCGTCTGGAGGATCTGATTACACAGTATCATATCGACTGTATGACCAAGATCATCTTGGCCACCGGTACGATGGTGGGATACGCCTACGGTATGGAGTTCTTCATAGCGGCATACGGAGCGAATGACTTCGAGATTTTCGCCTTCGTCAACCGTGCCTTTGGAAACTACGCCTGGGCTTATTGGATAATGATCTCCTGCAATGTGCTTTCGCCTCAATTCTTCTGGTTTAAGAAGATTCGCGAAAATACGGCCTTGGTTTGGATCATTACGATTTTTGTCAACATCGGCATGTGGTTTGAGCGGTTCGTGATTGCCGTCACGACATTGACTCGCGACTTCTTGCCATCGAGCTGGGGTTACTATTCGCCCACAATCATCGACATTTTCACTTACGTGGGGACGTTCGGAGTGTTCTCTGTTCTCTTCCTCCTATTCCTTCGCTTCCTGCCACTTATGGCGATGGCGGAAATAAAGGCCGTCACTCCACAGGCGGACCCTCACAAACATTAGTTGAAAGCGAATTCCTCCGACAATGGTTAATCAACACGGACTTATCGCTAAATTCGATACCCCTGCCGACATCATGCATGCGGCAGAGAAGGTGAGAGATGCTGGCTACAAAAACTGGGACGTTATCACGCCGTTTCCGATCCACGGGATGGATCCAGCTATGGGAATCAAGAGGTCTCTAGTAGGACGATTCACCATCGTTGGTGGCACCATTGGACTTACAACGGGAATGTTGATGATTTGGTTCACGGGAGCATCAGAACTCAGTCTTCCTTATATGGAAGGCTACAAGCTCATCGTTGGCGGCAAACCGTATTTCAGCCCGCAGTTTGCATTTCCTGTCTCTTACGAGCTAACCATTCTGTTTTCTGCCTTTGCTTCCATTGGAGGCATGTTCATTTTGAATAAGCTGCCGAGGCACCATCATCCGGTTTTAAAGTACAAGGACGTTGCCGCCAGCTCGGACGACAAGTTCTTTCTATACATCGAAAATGAAGATCCGCAATTCGACGGGGAGAAGACACGCTCTTTCCTTAACGATCTCGGACCAGTTGAAGTCGGGGAGTTGGAGGAATAATTTCGATGCGATACGTTTTTCTAGTATTTATTCTTGGTGTCATCGGGGTGTTAGCGATTCTCGGTCCACGAGGTGAGGTTTCAACTCGACCACCACTGGAAGTATTTTCAGACATGGATCGGATGCCAAAGTACCAACCCCAAGCGAAAAGCGCTTTCTTCGCGGATGGCCGTACCGATCGGCTCCCAGTTGACGGAACAGTTGCTCGAGGTACATACTACGAAAACGAATACTATAGCACGGGGGAAAGCGGTGAAGAATTCGGCAGTGGGTTTCCTATTGGGGTCGACTATGACTCGATTTCACGCGGTGAGGATCGATTTAATATATACTGTTCGATTTGTCATGGTGCGGCAGGGGATGGA
Coding sequences within it:
- a CDS encoding DUF3341 domain-containing protein produces the protein MVNQHGLIAKFDTPADIMHAAEKVRDAGYKNWDVITPFPIHGMDPAMGIKRSLVGRFTIVGGTIGLTTGMLMIWFTGASELSLPYMEGYKLIVGGKPYFSPQFAFPVSYELTILFSAFASIGGMFILNKLPRHHHPVLKYKDVAASSDDKFFLYIENEDPQFDGEKTRSFLNDLGPVEVGELEE
- a CDS encoding c-type cytochrome; protein product: MRYVFLVFILGVIGVLAILGPRGEVSTRPPLEVFSDMDRMPKYQPQAKSAFFADGRTDRLPVDGTVARGTYYENEYYSTGESGEEFGSGFPIGVDYDSISRGEDRFNIYCSICHGAAGDGDSMTKKYGMLTVANLTEQRLVDYTDGQLYDVVKNGKGLMLGYADRLTVEDRWNVVLYVRALQRAANGTVDDLTPAKREELGL